The following are encoded together in the Methanosarcina flavescens genome:
- a CDS encoding type IV pilin has translation MKACRKFRDKGLFSSESASEAVTPIVGSLLTLLILVVLAGAISGIIFNSVGEDANSQPLIAKITIESCEGGLYGVGSMTDRVRLEENRIVLMHEGGDALPFSTISIRISGYGNSYQGDVGKGGTRAEGDTEVFYENLSPEKKNNTYVTRNSATLEDGFWTIGEKLILCGQDSSKYVNSSVKVSVDGDSNTSDNYGFKADSEILFRVIDSKSRNILVEKRIIVQHAGK, from the coding sequence ATGAAAGCCTGCAGAAAGTTTCGAGATAAAGGTCTCTTCTCATCAGAATCAGCATCCGAAGCTGTAACTCCTATTGTAGGTTCTCTCCTTACGCTGCTTATTCTGGTTGTACTTGCGGGTGCAATTTCTGGCATTATCTTTAACAGTGTTGGAGAAGACGCAAATTCTCAACCTTTGATAGCGAAAATTACTATTGAATCCTGTGAAGGAGGGCTTTACGGGGTAGGTTCGATGACGGATCGGGTCAGGCTTGAGGAAAACAGGATTGTGCTTATGCACGAAGGAGGCGATGCTCTTCCTTTCAGCACCATTTCCATAAGGATTTCGGGATATGGAAACTCTTACCAGGGTGATGTTGGAAAAGGAGGAACTCGTGCTGAAGGAGATACGGAGGTTTTTTACGAGAATTTGAGCCCTGAAAAGAAAAACAATACATACGTTACCCGAAACAGTGCAACTCTTGAAGACGGCTTCTGGACTATTGGAGAGAAATTGATCCTGTGTGGGCAAGATAGTTCAAAATATGTTAATTCCAGTGTGAAAGTAAGTGTGGATGGAGACAGCAACACCTCCGATAATTATGGTTTCAAAGCGGATTCTGAAATCCTTTTTAGAGTTATTGACAGCAAAAGTAGGAATATTCTTGTTGAAAAAAGAATTATTGTACAACATGCAGGCAAATAA
- the hisB gene encoding imidazoleglycerol-phosphate dehydratase HisB yields the protein MRTGRMSRKTKETDIQLELNLDGTGIADVNTGIGFFDHMLISFARHAEFDLKVHADGDLYVDEHHLIEDTAIVLGKVLADALGDMAGIARFGEARIPMDEALAEVVLDIGGRSYLVLKAEFAAPRVGQFSTQLVKHFFETFASNAKITIHASVYGDNDHHKIEALFKAFAYAMKRAVKVEGQEVKSTKGLL from the coding sequence ATGAGAACAGGCAGAATGTCCCGCAAGACAAAAGAAACCGATATCCAGCTTGAATTGAACCTTGATGGCACAGGAATTGCCGATGTCAACACAGGGATCGGGTTTTTTGACCATATGCTTATCTCTTTTGCCAGGCATGCGGAATTTGACCTTAAGGTGCATGCGGATGGCGACCTGTATGTGGATGAGCATCACCTGATAGAAGACACAGCGATAGTCCTCGGAAAAGTGCTTGCAGATGCGCTTGGAGATATGGCAGGAATTGCCCGCTTCGGGGAAGCCAGAATCCCAATGGACGAAGCCCTTGCCGAGGTTGTCCTGGATATAGGTGGGCGCAGCTATCTTGTCCTGAAAGCCGAGTTTGCAGCGCCTAGGGTTGGACAATTCAGTACCCAGCTTGTAAAACACTTCTTCGAAACGTTTGCCTCAAATGCGAAAATTACCATCCATGCAAGTGTCTATGGCGATAATGACCATCACAAGATCGAAGCTCTCTTCAAAGCTTTTGCCTATGCTATGAAACGGGCTGTAAAGGTCGAGGGTCAAGAGGTAAAGAGCACCAAAGGGCTTCTGTAA
- a CDS encoding efflux RND transporter permease subunit encodes MKNAFEKLGFFIQNNRFSVLLIAFLFIIISTQGAQLIEMKSGTETFVGKDSPLYQDYDHLYQNIFQTQSIVIMVEGNEVKSADLMKAVDRLEHQLQATDGVIETTSPASLIKQVNYQMIGRYTLPETDKEIKAIIDENPAIFGQIIPDNTHMLISVVMAGSATDRVQEDILTATEDAVSFADFPPSYNIIVTGDPAFMVSMNYEMNSSMGVLLGLSAVFMVIVLLLVFRHVRWSLLPLPVVLLGIVYTFGAMGYLKIPMSMVSMSAFPILIGVGIDYAIQFHNRLEEELQEKGNKTKAVIETIKHTGPAVLIALAMTALGFFSLFTSTVPMIQDFGQLLMIGILMCYFSSIFVGVATISLFDEYSERNPLKKVVNKIKPSNSEKKQKSEEESQSNRLIGRILQKTTNTTLKYDVLVLGIACILCFGGFYLDQSVPIETDVQTFVPQDMPSLVDLKHMGDIMGGSDELNLIIKVKDTANPDVLKWIDRFSEHEVASNGHIYSATSIVPLVKEKNGGVIPDTSQEIENIYSQIPEAQKNRYMYGKNMLLLNFNIGNAVSDIKLVGIEELTNIVKQDIQWMPAPPGTTVTITGNSVVFMEVLTALTTGRVAMTFLGLILVLAGLLVVYRDWVKALVPVIPMFIVIGWSGGVMNYLNIDYTPMTATLGALILGVGSEYAILMMERYFEEKDKGKSPIEAIRTASSKIGSAILASGATTVFGFMALLVSPFPMISDFGMVTVIDIVLALLATFVVFPPLMISLDTWRDRRKGLRTAEKGTEIQKQTQGAEI; translated from the coding sequence ATTAAAAATGCCTTTGAAAAACTGGGGTTTTTTATCCAGAATAACCGCTTTTCCGTACTCCTGATAGCTTTCCTGTTCATAATAATATCAACACAGGGAGCACAGCTTATTGAGATGAAATCAGGAACGGAAACCTTTGTCGGGAAAGACTCTCCTCTCTACCAGGATTATGATCACCTTTATCAGAATATTTTTCAGACACAATCTATTGTTATAATGGTAGAGGGCAATGAGGTAAAAAGTGCTGATCTGATGAAAGCCGTAGACAGGTTAGAGCATCAGCTACAGGCTACGGATGGGGTGATCGAAACTACAAGCCCTGCCTCCCTTATCAAACAGGTTAATTACCAGATGATAGGAAGGTACACGCTTCCTGAAACCGATAAAGAAATAAAAGCCATTATAGATGAAAACCCTGCAATTTTCGGTCAGATCATCCCTGACAATACTCATATGCTGATTTCTGTAGTTATGGCAGGTTCAGCTACCGATAGGGTACAGGAAGACATTCTTACAGCAACTGAAGATGCCGTCTCATTTGCAGATTTTCCGCCATCTTACAACATTATTGTTACTGGCGATCCGGCATTCATGGTTTCCATGAACTATGAGATGAATTCCAGTATGGGCGTACTTTTAGGGCTTTCAGCCGTCTTCATGGTAATTGTCCTGCTCCTCGTATTCAGGCATGTCCGCTGGTCTCTTCTCCCTCTGCCTGTAGTTCTTCTGGGCATCGTTTATACCTTCGGAGCTATGGGCTATTTAAAGATTCCAATGTCCATGGTCTCTATGTCTGCGTTCCCGATCCTTATAGGTGTGGGGATTGATTATGCTATTCAGTTCCACAACAGACTTGAGGAAGAATTGCAGGAAAAAGGAAACAAAACAAAAGCAGTTATAGAAACTATAAAGCATACCGGTCCTGCAGTTCTCATAGCTCTGGCAATGACAGCTCTTGGATTTTTCTCCCTTTTTACATCTACTGTGCCAATGATCCAGGATTTTGGGCAACTGCTTATGATAGGCATTTTAATGTGTTACTTCTCTTCCATTTTCGTAGGCGTTGCAACGATTTCTCTATTTGACGAGTATTCGGAGAGAAATCCACTGAAGAAAGTAGTAAATAAGATAAAACCTTCAAATTCGGAAAAGAAGCAAAAATCTGAGGAAGAAAGTCAAAGCAATCGCCTGATAGGAAGAATCCTCCAGAAAACTACGAATACGACCCTCAAATACGACGTTCTTGTACTGGGAATCGCATGCATACTCTGTTTTGGTGGCTTCTATCTCGATCAGTCTGTACCTATTGAGACTGATGTTCAAACCTTTGTGCCCCAGGATATGCCTTCTCTTGTTGATCTCAAGCACATGGGAGATATCATGGGGGGAAGCGATGAATTGAATCTCATCATCAAGGTAAAAGACACAGCGAACCCGGATGTTCTGAAATGGATAGACCGTTTTTCTGAACATGAGGTAGCATCCAATGGACATATTTACAGCGCTACTAGCATAGTGCCTCTCGTAAAGGAAAAAAATGGAGGAGTAATCCCCGATACCAGCCAGGAAATAGAGAACATCTATTCCCAGATCCCCGAGGCACAGAAGAATCGCTACATGTATGGGAAGAACATGCTTCTCCTGAACTTCAATATTGGAAATGCGGTTTCGGACATCAAGCTGGTAGGGATTGAGGAGCTTACAAACATTGTAAAGCAGGATATACAGTGGATGCCAGCTCCACCTGGAACCACAGTTACAATTACTGGAAACTCGGTCGTGTTTATGGAGGTTCTTACTGCTCTTACTACTGGAAGAGTTGCGATGACATTCTTAGGCCTTATTCTTGTGCTTGCAGGGCTTCTTGTCGTCTACCGCGACTGGGTGAAAGCGCTCGTTCCTGTAATCCCGATGTTCATAGTTATCGGCTGGTCAGGAGGGGTCATGAACTACCTTAATATCGACTACACTCCCATGACAGCAACCCTGGGAGCCCTGATTTTAGGGGTAGGGTCTGAATACGCAATCCTCATGATGGAACGTTATTTTGAAGAAAAGGACAAAGGAAAAAGCCCTATTGAAGCAATTCGGACGGCTAGTTCCAAAATAGGAAGCGCAATTCTCGCTTCAGGAGCTACAACAGTATTCGGGTTTATGGCCCTGCTGGTTTCCCCCTTCCCAATGATTTCAGACTTCGGTATGGTTACGGTTATCGATATCGTGCTGGCTCTCCTGGCAACCTTTGTAGTCTTTCCGCCACTTATGATTTCCCTTGATACCTGGCGGGATAGAAGAAAAGGTCTCAGGACGGCAGAAAAAGGGACTGAAATACAGAAACAAACTCAGGGAGCCGAAATATGA
- a CDS encoding MBL fold metallo-hydrolase: protein MNSVKIGRVNIRWLGHAGFLLEGDGKKIYIDPYDLGEEPAFEDKADILLITHEHSDHCSPDDIRKVRRSDSTTLIPENLSLQFKGDARRIGEGDVLADGLEIKGIRIEVVPAYNIDKPYHPHGFGVGYIVELGGIRIYHAGDCDFFPEMKDIRADVALLPIGGTYTMDEEEAANAAAAISPKDVIPMHYGKPGITDGDPEKFKTLVHGKNPDINVIILDS, encoded by the coding sequence ATGAACAGTGTAAAGATAGGAAGAGTAAATATTCGATGGCTGGGTCACGCTGGTTTTCTGCTTGAGGGGGATGGAAAAAAGATTTATATCGATCCTTATGATCTCGGTGAAGAGCCTGCTTTTGAAGATAAGGCCGACATCCTGTTGATCACCCATGAGCACTCTGATCACTGCAGTCCTGATGATATCCGAAAGGTCCGCAGGTCAGACTCAACTACTCTGATCCCTGAAAATTTATCCCTGCAATTCAAAGGGGATGCAAGAAGGATTGGGGAGGGAGATGTGCTGGCCGACGGACTTGAAATAAAAGGAATCAGGATTGAGGTGGTTCCGGCTTATAATATCGATAAACCCTATCATCCGCATGGATTCGGAGTAGGATATATAGTGGAGCTTGGAGGAATCCGGATTTATCATGCAGGAGACTGTGATTTTTTCCCTGAGATGAAAGATATCAGAGCAGATGTCGCCCTTTTGCCCATAGGAGGGACGTACACAATGGATGAGGAGGAGGCAGCAAATGCGGCTGCAGCCATTTCCCCAAAAGATGTAATTCCGATGCACTATGGGAAACCTGGAATTACAGACGGAGATCCCGAAAAGTTTAAAACCCTTGTACACGGCAAGAATCCTGATATCAATGTGATTATTCTTGATTCCTGA
- a CDS encoding COG1361 S-layer family protein: MNKNGFSIAVTTLLVLCWVILPAQAALPENFDISENYYSVYGGPDLSATLIGDNEFSRGDTVTLNIEMMNKGKITGFKVENEVDLGNYVDEMLQQSEMQYEAQATTAVGILATLKSENPNIKVKSGSQQAGTLRQGKQSSSPTKFTIEINKNTPAGTYPLILELSYQYQHNVQVGGDEFDTTTGVVTNKEVGMWYENKTQTQTINIKVKKEPYFEVTNVTGDLYPEEGGMLRVTYKNSGEEPAKDATVRVSAADPFSTTDDQAYLGTLNPGESAVAVFDMDVDETATPKPYSLNSEILYEDADGHNQVSDSIKINTEVLPAKESLPGYQTVTGVAFMALAAFFVMLRKKRQD; the protein is encoded by the coding sequence ATGAATAAAAATGGATTTTCTATTGCTGTTACAACCCTTCTAGTCCTCTGCTGGGTGATCCTTCCAGCGCAAGCAGCTCTACCTGAAAATTTTGATATCAGTGAGAATTATTACAGCGTATATGGAGGGCCTGACCTTAGTGCAACACTCATCGGAGATAATGAATTTTCGAGAGGAGATACTGTAACCCTTAATATAGAGATGATGAATAAAGGCAAAATTACCGGTTTTAAAGTTGAAAACGAAGTAGATCTCGGGAATTATGTAGATGAAATGCTTCAGCAGTCAGAAATGCAGTATGAAGCTCAGGCTACGACAGCAGTAGGCATCCTTGCAACCCTCAAATCCGAAAACCCTAATATTAAGGTTAAATCAGGGTCACAGCAAGCAGGCACTCTCAGACAGGGTAAACAGAGTTCAAGCCCAACAAAATTTACGATTGAGATTAACAAAAATACCCCTGCAGGCACCTATCCATTAATCCTTGAACTTTCATACCAGTACCAGCACAATGTCCAGGTAGGAGGAGACGAATTTGACACCACAACAGGTGTTGTAACTAACAAGGAAGTAGGCATGTGGTATGAAAACAAAACTCAGACACAGACTATCAATATAAAGGTCAAAAAAGAGCCTTACTTTGAAGTCACAAACGTGACAGGTGACCTTTACCCTGAAGAAGGCGGAATGCTCCGTGTTACCTATAAAAACAGTGGCGAAGAACCAGCAAAAGATGCCACTGTCAGGGTCAGTGCAGCCGATCCTTTCAGCACAACTGACGACCAGGCTTATCTCGGAACTCTGAACCCGGGAGAAAGTGCTGTTGCCGTTTTCGATATGGATGTAGACGAAACTGCAACCCCGAAGCCTTATTCTCTCAACAGTGAAATTCTCTATGAAGATGCTGACGGGCACAATCAGGTCTCAGATAGTATCAAGATTAACACTGAGGTCCTGCCTGCTAAGGAGAGCCTTCCTGGATATCAGACGGTAACAGGCGTGGCATTTATGGCTCTTGCAGCATTTTTCGTCATGTTAAGGAAGAAAAGACAGGACTGA
- a CDS encoding TrmB family transcriptional regulator, with amino-acid sequence MFPQINPQLIRNLEKLGLTENEAKAYVGLVSLREATAREIHELTNVPRAKIYEILKALAKKGFLEVRQGSPTYFRAVDPRQVIGKIKDEFINCAIETLDQLNELSYELPKTSPVWCIQSDWGIKNRIREILDRVKEELIIFSSSPEFLKEFEPELKKLEKTCKLTVIVDKPERFSLLPFEFKKATEEFIDFLDNIVIDGVRYNEEFFLIADGKESIGVHSAGNKREAVVIKLPIVCYMQKMIYDRVLEPGYVNKDR; translated from the coding sequence ATGTTTCCACAAATTAATCCTCAGTTAATTCGCAACCTTGAAAAGCTCGGGCTAACCGAAAATGAGGCAAAAGCCTATGTCGGGCTTGTAAGTTTGAGAGAAGCTACAGCCCGTGAGATCCATGAGCTTACAAATGTGCCAAGAGCCAAAATATATGAAATTCTCAAAGCACTTGCCAAAAAAGGTTTTCTTGAAGTAAGGCAGGGATCTCCTACCTATTTCCGGGCAGTCGACCCAAGGCAGGTAATCGGGAAGATAAAAGACGAATTTATTAATTGTGCAATCGAGACGCTTGACCAGCTCAATGAACTGAGCTATGAACTCCCAAAAACTTCTCCTGTATGGTGCATCCAAAGTGATTGGGGGATAAAGAATAGAATACGTGAAATCTTGGATAGAGTAAAAGAAGAACTTATTATTTTCTCGTCCAGCCCTGAGTTTCTAAAAGAGTTTGAACCGGAACTAAAAAAACTGGAAAAAACCTGCAAACTGACTGTTATCGTTGATAAACCGGAAAGGTTCAGTTTGCTGCCTTTTGAATTCAAAAAAGCCACAGAGGAATTCATTGATTTTCTGGATAATATTGTAATTGATGGTGTTAGGTATAATGAAGAGTTCTTCCTGATTGCTGATGGGAAAGAGTCAATTGGAGTTCACAGTGCAGGAAACAAGAGAGAAGCAGTGGTAATCAAACTCCCGATTGTGTGTTATATGCAGAAGATGATCTATGACAGGGTACTTGAGCCAGGTTATGTTAATAAGGATAGGTAA
- a CDS encoding DUF5803 family protein translates to MRIRTKIVFMFLALLVVLVSGCMDQKKEIVVDEPGNISNYEFEVFLNESSNQTLANTTTYYLLEDNTKVQVVNIAVNTSKLEIYPPETLGGGREENPIQNFVLLVEPANETTAAPQTFEELSRRNETSDLNYTLTQEISRNMKVINLEFKEPVTGFIAYTLEIPGTQGFAFLKPNSEFIRVVLPEGYVTGNRVFGIARPEPANVTVDEKGRQNLLWISSKMGEREEAIQVKYYTKSAPLLFSAAIIALLCGVGLVLLHYARSRKELESVRGIFELEKEYDQRHRRRK, encoded by the coding sequence GTGAGAATAAGAACGAAAATTGTGTTTATGTTCCTTGCCCTGCTGGTGGTCTTAGTATCGGGCTGTATGGACCAAAAAAAGGAAATTGTCGTGGATGAGCCTGGCAATATTTCTAATTACGAATTTGAGGTTTTTCTAAATGAATCAAGCAATCAAACACTTGCAAATACAACCACGTACTATCTGCTGGAAGATAATACGAAGGTGCAGGTTGTAAATATCGCAGTAAATACCAGCAAGCTTGAGATTTATCCCCCTGAAACCCTGGGCGGTGGTCGCGAAGAGAATCCGATTCAGAATTTTGTACTGCTTGTAGAGCCTGCTAATGAAACCACAGCAGCCCCGCAAACTTTTGAAGAGCTATCACGCAGAAACGAAACTTCAGATCTGAATTATACCCTGACTCAGGAAATCAGCCGGAATATGAAAGTTATAAACTTGGAGTTCAAAGAGCCCGTAACAGGTTTTATTGCATATACGCTTGAAATTCCGGGAACCCAGGGCTTTGCGTTCCTTAAACCCAATTCTGAATTTATCCGTGTGGTACTTCCAGAAGGATATGTCACTGGCAACAGGGTATTCGGGATAGCCAGGCCGGAGCCTGCGAATGTAACCGTTGATGAAAAAGGAAGGCAAAACCTCCTGTGGATTTCCTCGAAGATGGGAGAGCGGGAGGAAGCTATCCAGGTTAAGTACTATACCAAATCAGCACCCCTGCTTTTCTCTGCTGCGATTATAGCTCTGCTCTGCGGAGTTGGTCTTGTGCTTTTGCATTATGCCAGAAGCAGAAAAGAACTTGAATCGGTTCGAGGGATTTTCGAGCTCGAAAAGGAATATGACCAGAGACACCGGAGGAGGAAATAA
- a CDS encoding COG1361 S-layer family protein, translated as MIKKFTIITLILSILSITAFPALGNNDETNYLIPGHGYTVDYYKSFGEPVIRASITGNPELSRGETVDLQIIIANCGVIEGFKRLNVNQNRIPDSAEEKLAEAEMEEEKECTTAKDIKAVLVSETEYIEVEPTASLQIVEELETGYTANLRYTIKIDSEAPAGSYELLLPLNYQYQANVRTTTADIINLGLTDTRYVREYRTKAETLKIPISIENKPKLKVTNVSGNLAQGESKAIEITYKNTGEGVAKDALARIIVMSPLSTEKSIVRLGDIEPGEEKIARFVISADQDALVKNYGINSEIKYIDEDGETSFSENMKVSIHLEASEKKFSITGVAVILIVLIALYQIINVYRKRNKNNENVSGDLNE; from the coding sequence ATGATTAAAAAATTCACTATAATCACGTTAATACTATCAATATTATCTATTACTGCATTCCCAGCCCTCGGAAATAACGATGAGACAAACTACCTTATTCCAGGGCATGGATATACCGTGGACTATTACAAGAGTTTTGGGGAGCCGGTCATCCGTGCGTCAATTACAGGGAACCCCGAACTCAGCAGGGGGGAAACAGTAGACCTGCAGATAATAATTGCTAATTGTGGAGTGATAGAAGGTTTCAAGAGGCTTAACGTAAACCAGAATAGAATTCCAGACTCAGCAGAGGAGAAGCTTGCAGAGGCTGAAATGGAAGAAGAAAAAGAGTGCACGACAGCAAAAGATATTAAAGCCGTCCTTGTGTCTGAAACTGAGTATATTGAAGTCGAACCTACAGCCAGTTTGCAGATTGTGGAGGAACTTGAAACAGGTTATACGGCAAACCTCCGCTATACAATAAAAATAGATAGTGAGGCACCTGCTGGAAGTTACGAGCTCCTCCTGCCTTTAAATTATCAGTATCAAGCAAACGTTCGGACTACAACTGCAGACATAATAAATCTGGGCTTAACGGATACGCGGTATGTAAGAGAGTACAGAACTAAAGCCGAAACTCTCAAAATACCTATCTCTATAGAAAATAAACCTAAATTAAAAGTGACCAATGTCTCCGGAAATTTAGCTCAGGGAGAGAGTAAAGCCATTGAAATCACCTATAAGAACACCGGGGAGGGTGTAGCAAAAGACGCTTTAGCCCGAATTATCGTTATGAGCCCATTGAGTACTGAGAAATCCATAGTGAGGCTTGGAGACATAGAACCAGGGGAGGAAAAAATTGCCAGGTTCGTGATTTCTGCAGATCAGGATGCCCTTGTGAAGAATTACGGCATAAATAGTGAAATAAAATATATTGACGAAGATGGGGAAACCTCCTTTTCAGAAAACATGAAAGTAAGTATACACCTTGAAGCTTCAGAAAAAAAATTTAGCATAACGGGTGTAGCAGTCATACTGATTGTCCTTATCGCTCTTTATCAGATCATAAATGTGTACCGGAAAAGAAACAAGAATAATGAGAATGTATCAGGTGATTTAAATGAATAA
- a CDS encoding NAD(P)H-dependent oxidoreductase, translating to MKILYVYAHPEPKSFNGALKDTALAALQEKGHEVKLSDLYAMKFHPVLKASDFPERKNLEIFNPFLEAIKAIKTGAFSSDIKEEMEKVKWADLLIFQFPIYFTAMPAIMKGWIDRVLAPGFGFDPVTNSAYDTGLFKGKSAMLVTTTGAPKEIYSEGGAHGDLNRHLEPVTHCVFEYMGMKVLPSYIIYEASAMKWERGAEELEKYKQRLLEL from the coding sequence ATGAAAATTCTTTATGTTTATGCACATCCGGAACCGAAATCTTTTAACGGCGCTTTAAAGGATACAGCCCTTGCTGCCTTGCAGGAAAAGGGGCATGAAGTAAAGCTATCTGACCTGTATGCAATGAAGTTTCACCCTGTCCTGAAAGCTTCGGATTTTCCGGAGAGGAAAAATCTTGAGATTTTCAACCCTTTCTTAGAGGCTATAAAAGCAATAAAGACAGGAGCCTTTTCATCTGATATAAAGGAGGAGATGGAAAAAGTAAAATGGGCTGACCTTTTGATTTTTCAGTTTCCTATTTATTTTACGGCTATGCCTGCCATTATGAAAGGCTGGATAGACCGTGTTCTGGCACCTGGGTTCGGGTTTGACCCGGTTACCAATAGTGCTTATGATACCGGTCTCTTCAAGGGGAAGTCTGCAATGCTTGTTACGACAACAGGGGCTCCGAAGGAAATATATTCCGAAGGAGGCGCGCATGGCGACCTTAACAGACATCTCGAACCAGTAACACACTGTGTTTTTGAATATATGGGAATGAAGGTGCTCCCATCATACATAATTTACGAAGCCAGTGCTATGAAATGGGAAAGAGGGGCTGAAGAGCTGGAAAAGTATAAACAGAGGCTGCTTGAACTTTGA
- a CDS encoding ribonuclease P protein component 4 — MSRIARKQQKNLIQVIATQRMWRLFELARREHDEHPDRSERYVQLIRNISMRTRTSIPREIKSRICKHCYAFLVPGKNVRYRLKEGYVVVSCQRCGKEMRYPYKRLKNKD, encoded by the coding sequence ATGTCCAGAATAGCAAGAAAACAGCAGAAAAACCTGATTCAGGTTATTGCAACCCAGCGCATGTGGCGGCTTTTTGAGCTTGCAAGAAGGGAGCATGACGAGCATCCTGACCGCAGCGAGCGTTATGTGCAGCTTATCAGGAATATCTCTATGAGAACCCGGACGAGTATTCCAAGGGAGATAAAAAGCAGGATCTGCAAACACTGCTACGCTTTTCTCGTGCCCGGGAAAAATGTCCGTTACAGGCTGAAAGAAGGTTATGTTGTTGTTTCCTGCCAGCGCTGCGGAAAAGAAATGAGATATCCCTATAAAAGACTAAAAAATAAAGACTAA
- a CDS encoding signal recognition particle protein Srp19 — protein MRDKGKLVIWPVYLDQTKSRSSGRIISRKNAIKEPQLSEIKEAAQQLGLHPEVEPEKAYPKSWWEVSGRVLVDDKGPKSVIAKQIALAIKKMRGQESPAKT, from the coding sequence ATGAGAGATAAGGGAAAACTTGTAATCTGGCCAGTATATCTGGATCAGACGAAGTCAAGGAGCAGCGGTAGAATTATCTCCCGGAAAAATGCAATAAAGGAACCTCAACTTAGCGAGATAAAAGAGGCAGCCCAGCAGCTTGGTTTACATCCTGAAGTAGAGCCTGAAAAAGCCTATCCCAAATCCTGGTGGGAAGTAAGCGGGAGGGTGCTTGTAGATGATAAAGGTCCGAAATCTGTTATCGCAAAACAGATTGCCTTAGCTATAAAAAAGATGAGAGGCCAGGAGAGTCCTGCCAAAACCTGA
- the hisA gene encoding 1-(5-phosphoribosyl)-5-[(5-phosphoribosylamino)methylideneamino]imidazole-4-carboxamide isomerase, protein MIFEVIPAVDMRGGKCVQLVQGVPGSEIVSLDDPLEVALDWVRKGAKTLHLVDLDGAIEGKRKNAPIIEKIVSACREKGVRIQVGGGIRSFEDASALLKLGVSRVILGTAALQNPELVKRLSNAFGSECITVALDAKNGKISIKGWTEECAHTPVEMGRKFEELGAGSLLFTNIDTEGLMQGINPAPTKELVDSVSIPVIASGGVSSLQDLKVLKKTRAAGVVIGSALYTGRFTLEAAIDAILHD, encoded by the coding sequence ATGATTTTTGAAGTGATTCCTGCGGTAGATATGCGGGGTGGAAAGTGCGTTCAACTTGTCCAGGGAGTGCCGGGCAGTGAGATTGTATCCCTCGATGATCCTCTTGAAGTTGCCCTTGACTGGGTCCGAAAAGGAGCAAAGACCTTGCACCTTGTAGATCTGGATGGAGCAATTGAAGGAAAACGCAAAAACGCTCCTATAATTGAGAAAATAGTCAGCGCATGCCGGGAGAAAGGAGTGCGGATTCAGGTTGGAGGAGGTATTAGAAGCTTTGAGGATGCATCTGCTCTTCTTAAACTGGGGGTTTCGCGGGTTATTCTCGGAACTGCTGCGCTTCAGAACCCGGAACTTGTAAAAAGGCTCTCCAATGCCTTTGGAAGTGAATGCATAACTGTTGCCCTGGATGCAAAAAATGGTAAAATCTCGATCAAAGGCTGGACTGAAGAATGCGCACATACTCCTGTGGAAATGGGCAGAAAGTTTGAAGAACTGGGCGCAGGCAGCTTGCTTTTTACAAATATAGATACTGAAGGCCTTATGCAGGGAATAAATCCTGCTCCTACAAAAGAGCTTGTCGATTCTGTTAGTATCCCCGTAATCGCATCAGGAGGGGTAAGTTCTTTGCAAGATCTGAAGGTTCTAAAGAAGACCAGGGCGGCAGGAGTTGTTATAGGCAGTGCTCTCTATACAGGCAGGTTCACGCTTGAGGCTGCAATTGACGCAATTCTGCATGATTGA